Proteins encoded in a region of the Streptomyces sp. NBC_00310 genome:
- a CDS encoding DUF3117 domain-containing protein, translating to MAAMKPRTGDGPLEVTKEGRGIVMRVPLEGGGRLVVELTPDEADALGDALKKVVG from the coding sequence ATGGCGGCCATGAAGCCGCGGACGGGCGATGGCCCGCTCGAGGTGACCAAGGAGGGGCGGGGCATCGTCATGCGCGTTCCGCTCGAAGGCGGCGGTCGGCTCGTCGTCGAGCTGACCCCTGACGAGGCCGACGCCCTCGGCGATGCCCTCAAGAAGGTCGTCGGCTGA
- a CDS encoding O-methyltransferase gives MSRFPTATDTVTPRQPRGHKERVITGNRLTSWAFADAFVAEDEALHWARERARDAGLRSVSPGTGAALRVLAATVDAKAVAEIGTGTGVSGIHLLHGMRADGVLTTVDPEPEHQQFARQAFRAAGFASNRARFIPGHALDVLPRLADSGYDLVFCDGDRLESLDYLAESLRLLRPGGLVAFEGVFASGRTVDSNPQPTEVIRLRELLRTVRESPELVPSLLPVGDGLLCAVKR, from the coding sequence ATCAGCAGGTTCCCGACGGCAACGGATACAGTCACGCCCAGGCAACCACGGGGACATAAGGAGAGGGTCATTACCGGCAACCGGCTGACGAGCTGGGCGTTCGCCGACGCCTTTGTCGCCGAGGACGAAGCGCTGCACTGGGCCCGCGAACGGGCCCGGGACGCAGGGCTGCGCTCGGTGTCGCCCGGCACGGGCGCCGCGCTGCGGGTGCTCGCCGCCACCGTGGACGCGAAGGCGGTGGCGGAGATCGGGACCGGCACCGGTGTCTCCGGGATCCATCTGCTGCACGGCATGCGGGCGGACGGGGTGCTGACCACCGTGGATCCGGAGCCGGAACACCAGCAGTTCGCCCGGCAGGCGTTCCGCGCGGCCGGCTTCGCCAGCAACCGCGCGCGCTTCATCCCGGGCCACGCCCTGGACGTCCTGCCCCGGCTCGCGGACTCCGGGTACGACCTGGTCTTCTGCGACGGCGACCGGCTGGAGAGCCTCGACTACCTCGCTGAATCGTTGCGCCTGCTCAGGCCCGGTGGCCTCGTCGCCTTCGAGGGCGTCTTCGCCAGCGGCCGCACGGTCGACTCCAACCCCCAGCCGACCGAGGTCATACGTCTGCGGGAACTGCTGCGCACGGTCCGGGAGAGCCCCGAACTCGTGCCGTCCCTCCTTCCGGTGGGCGACGGCCTGCTCTGCGCGGTCAAGCGCTGA
- the sigE gene encoding RNA polymerase sigma factor SigE, with the protein MLRRFLGSAGRPKSVNDTADHSHAAVAQTATFTTDAHAQAWTPPTWEEIVSTHSGRVYRLAYRLTGNQHDAEDLTQEVFVRVFRSLSTYTPGTFEGWLHRITTNLFLDMVRRKQRIRFDALGDDAAERLPSREPTPQQIFNDAHFDADVQQALDTLAPEFRAAVVLCDIEGLSYEEIAATLGVKLGTVRSRIHRGRSQLRKALAHRSPEARAEQRRGFTVPRVPVLGGGGATA; encoded by the coding sequence GTGCTGCGGCGCTTTCTCGGTTCGGCAGGCAGGCCGAAATCCGTGAACGACACCGCTGACCACAGCCACGCCGCCGTCGCACAGACCGCGACCTTCACCACGGACGCGCACGCGCAGGCGTGGACTCCGCCCACCTGGGAGGAGATCGTCAGCACCCACAGCGGCCGCGTCTACCGGCTCGCCTACCGTCTGACCGGCAATCAGCACGACGCCGAGGACCTCACCCAAGAGGTCTTCGTCCGCGTCTTCCGCTCCCTGTCGACGTACACGCCCGGCACCTTCGAGGGCTGGCTGCACCGCATCACCACCAACCTCTTCCTGGACATGGTCCGGCGCAAGCAGCGCATCCGCTTCGACGCCCTCGGGGACGACGCGGCCGAGCGGCTGCCCAGCCGAGAGCCCACCCCGCAGCAGATCTTCAACGACGCGCACTTCGACGCCGACGTCCAGCAGGCCCTCGACACCCTGGCGCCGGAGTTCCGCGCCGCCGTCGTCCTCTGCGACATCGAAGGGCTGTCGTACGAGGAGATCGCCGCGACCCTGGGCGTCAAGCTCGGCACGGTCCGCTCCCGGATCCACCGCGGCCGCTCCCAGCTCCGCAAGGCCCTCGCGCACCGCTCCCCGGAGGCCCGGGCCGAGCAGCGCCGCGGGTTCACGGTGCCGCGGGTGCCCGTGCTGGGAGGAGGGGGCGCGACCGCGTGA
- a CDS encoding anti-sigma factor family protein has product MSGSRPTPAEQHLGDRLSALIDGELGHEARDRVLAHLATCAKCKTEADEQRRLKNVFAEAAPPPPSESFLARLQMLPAGGDGDGGSPLSGGFGGRLGGAAGGPGLPGDASDSRDFADFGVFGPGGDAFGYVPSGPHGGALTPSEGRGLLGGGRGPSGGRGFLGDRGFLSGRGFLGDRGALGDRGFLGGARGLSGDADGRPDREERAADDTGVTGDRGFRIHDVSRQEAERSASRGRRFAFVAAGAVSLAAIALGGVTNGMPVETAGARGGSGAGSNVTPLRTQASGTLPSPESQRRRGAVGPLLGQGQQSLGEVPIAPTEISAPLLPGVPDPAGQDRQAVHPLTAPVLAGAAVMSPLIRPLTAAPPLQLTDWSSAPELTGPGLLTAPDTTSSSTPTSPVLR; this is encoded by the coding sequence GTGAGTGGATCCCGTCCTACGCCTGCCGAGCAGCACCTGGGAGACCGTCTCTCCGCCCTGATCGACGGAGAGCTCGGTCATGAGGCGCGTGACCGCGTCCTGGCACATCTCGCCACCTGCGCGAAGTGCAAGACGGAGGCGGACGAGCAGCGCCGCCTGAAGAACGTCTTCGCGGAGGCCGCCCCGCCGCCTCCCTCCGAGAGCTTCCTGGCCCGTCTCCAGATGCTCCCGGCGGGCGGCGACGGCGACGGCGGCTCCCCGCTGTCCGGTGGTTTCGGAGGAAGACTCGGGGGTGCGGCCGGTGGGCCGGGCCTGCCCGGTGACGCCTCCGACTCCCGGGACTTCGCCGACTTCGGCGTCTTCGGTCCCGGCGGCGACGCCTTCGGATATGTCCCGTCGGGACCACACGGCGGCGCGCTGACGCCGTCGGAGGGTCGCGGACTGCTCGGCGGCGGCCGAGGGCCGTCCGGTGGCCGCGGGTTCCTCGGTGACCGGGGCTTCCTGAGCGGGCGCGGCTTCCTCGGCGACCGAGGGGCGCTGGGCGACCGCGGCTTCCTGGGCGGCGCACGCGGCCTCTCCGGGGACGCGGACGGCCGTCCCGACCGGGAGGAAAGAGCCGCCGACGACACAGGAGTCACGGGTGACCGTGGCTTTCGGATCCATGACGTGAGCCGACAGGAGGCCGAGCGTTCGGCCTCGCGCGGCAGGCGGTTCGCCTTCGTGGCGGCCGGCGCGGTGTCGCTGGCCGCGATCGCCCTGGGCGGCGTGACCAACGGGATGCCCGTCGAGACGGCGGGCGCCCGGGGCGGCTCCGGCGCCGGCAGCAATGTCACACCGCTGCGGACGCAGGCCTCGGGCACGCTCCCGTCCCCCGAGTCGCAGCGTCGCCGGGGCGCGGTCGGGCCGCTGCTCGGGCAGGGCCAGCAGTCCCTGGGTGAGGTGCCGATCGCCCCGACGGAGATCTCCGCCCCCCTGCTGCCCGGAGTCCCCGATCCGGCCGGGCAGGACCGTCAGGCCGTACACCCGTTGACCGCACCGGTGTTGGCCGGCGCCGCGGTCATGTCCCCGCTCATACGTCCGCTCACCGCCGCACCGCCGCTCCAGCTGACCGACTGGTCCTCGGCACCCGAGCTCACGGGACCGGGCCTGCTGACGGCCCCCGACACCACCTCGTCCTCCACACCCACCTCGCCCGTCCTCCGCTGA